AGGTGAAGAATGCCGCCCCGCGCCGATGCCTGATAGGCGAGGAGTTCTTTCTTACCGAGCTTTTGCGACCAAAAGGGTGTCAGGCAGCAGTGTGCCGAGCCGCAGACCGGATCTTCGTCGACACCCATCCGTGGGGCGAAGAACCGTGATTCGAAATCGTAAGGGGGGGCGGACGAAGCGGCGGACACAATCACACCCAGCGTCGGCACTTCGGCCAGCTTTCGAAAATCAGGCTTTACCGCGCGAACTGTCGCTGGCGAGTCAACGATCGCCAATTGATAAAACTTCGATCGACCAACATAAAGTGGAGTGATGCCCAAGGCGTCGATCAATTCTTGCGATACGTCGATCTGTATCGGCGGAGTCGCGGGAAAATCCAGTTCAATCAGTTCGCCGCTCAACCGGCACGTCAACAGGCCGCTGCGCGTCTGAAATCGCAGAGGTTGATCTTTCGGCGCGAGACCTTCAGACCAAAGCACCCGTGCCGTTGCCAAAGTCGCGTGACCGCAAAGGTCGACCTCGATGGTTGGGGTGAACCATCGCAGTTCCATGGAGTCAGGTAACCGCCTGACGAATGCGGTTTCGGAAAGGTTCATCTCGGCCGCGACTGACTGCATCCAGGCGGTTTCGGCTTCCTGTTCGAGCCAACAGACCGCGGCGGGGTTACCTCCGAACGCATGGTCTGTAAAAGCATCAACCTGCCAACAGGGAATTCCAGCCATAAGGTATCTCCGAAGATCGTCGACCAGACCTGGTTGCTGTCGTTTCCGTTCACGTGCCGGACACGGTGATTGAGTCTGAAGTTCAGGCGGTTTCCCAGAGTTTCATCGAACAGTTGTCGAAGATTTCTTCCAGGATACGGCGTTCCTACTATCTTCAATCGGCGTGGTTCCGTAAAGTTTCCCATTCGCGGAGTGGGCCAGGCGATCGCTGTGAGAAGAAGTTCGCTTCTTCACATGGAGGAAAGTCCGGGCTTCACAGGACACGATGGTGGGTAACACCCACCGTCCGCAAGGACCGGGACAGTGCCACAGAAAACAAACCGCCGATCGTCACTCATCGCCTCATGAGCTTGCTTTTGAGGCTCGGTGACGAGGTAAGGGTGAAAAGGTGCGGTAAGAGCGCACCAGCGGATCGGGTGACCGGTTCGGCTTGGTAAACCCCATCGGAAGCAAGACCAAGCAGGGCGTCGCTCGTCGACTTGGAAACAGGTCGACGGCACGAGGCTGTCCGTCTCGTCTGACGTCCGGGTAGGTTGCTAGAGCCGCCGAGCAATCGGCGGTCGAGAGAAATGATCGTCCACGACAAAACCCGGCTTATCGGCCCGCTCCGCGTTTCTTCTCATTCTTGAATGGCCCTCGCCATTCCGTTCCGTGTCAGGTGACAAACCTCTGGATTCTTGGCCTCTAAACTGAGATACTCACGGTAGTCAGAATGACTCAAATGGAGCAAAGAGGTGAACATGCGTCGGGAACTGTCGTTCATCGCAATCTGCCTTGGCGGCGTGGTCGCCGTCATGACGGCCTTTGCAGCTGAGGCAGAAAAGGAAACTGCGAAGCCCGCAACGATCCAGGCTCTACACGATTTTCAAGTACTGATTGGTGGCTGGCGCGGGATCGGGCAGCCGAAACGGGGTTCGCAACAGGGTGCATGGCAAGAGCGTGCGGATGCACTCTGGGAACTGAAACCCCAGAGCCACGGCATTCGCTGGAACATCGAATCGGGCAAACTGTGGAAGTCGGCTTTATTTGGTTTCGATGACGCGAAGAAGCAATATACGCTCAGCGTCACTCTGCAAGACGATTCGACTCGAACCTATCGCGGAAAGCTAGACGAAAAGCGATTGATTTTCGAGTCCGAGGCGGACGAGAACAAGGACATTCACCGCGTAACGCTCACGCCGATGAACGAAAATCGTGTCATCCTGCTGATGGAAAAACGTCCCGAACCGCAGTCGTTTTACACACGTGTCGCCGAGATTGGTTACCAGCGCGATGGAACTCGATTAGCAACGGCGGGCAATTCGGGCCCCGAATGCGTCGTGACCGGCGGACTGGGAACGATCAAAGTCAGTTATATGGGAAAGTCGTATTACGTCTGCTGCACTGGTTGCCGCGATGCCTTCAATGATGATCCAGAAGGGGTCCTGGCCGACTACCGCAAACGAAAAGCGGAAGAGAGCGCGAAGCAGAAATAGTGGACCGAGCATCCTGTTTCTTTGCAGTCCTCGTTCCTGATTCGATTTGTTGAGCCCGGAGCCCACAGCGACGGCCGTATTTGCGCGGACGCCCTTGGTCCCACTTAACTTGACGTGAGCCGCTAGGCGAACGAAATCACGGGCCAGAGAAAACCACGCCCCTCTGCACGTCGCGGTTCGTCGATGGAGTCAAAAATGAAACTTAACGACGTGGCGATGCCGAAAGCATTACCGCCCATCGCTCGTGTGGTTCACGAAATCAACAGGGCGGTCACACGGTAGGCAATCCAGGCCCCGGCATATGCCAGTGACGTCATGTAGGTGAACGTGAACAGAGCCCAGCCCCAGTGATTTGTCTCGCGGCGAATCACCATGAGCGTTGATGCACATTGTGCACACAACGCGAAGAACACCATGATCGACATGGCCACCGGGATCGAGTAGACCGGCCGGCCATCGGGCCACCGAGCCTCTTGCAGCGCCGATTGCAGTCCCGAACTCTGTTCATTGACGTCGCCACCCAGACTGTAAATTGTGCCGAGCGTGGAAACGATCACTTCGCGGGCAGGGAACGAGGCAAGCACTCCCACGCCGATGCGCCAGTCCCAGCCCAAGGGGATGACGGCCGGTTCGATCATTTTTCCGAATCGTCCCAAGTAACTGTCGGCCAAAATCTGCTCTGAGAGTTTGTTGCGCTCGTCTTGAAGTGCATGCAGTGGTTGCAACTTCTCTTCCAACAATGCCAATCGAGTGTCAATTTCAGCCCGCTTTGTAGTGGCATTTTCCGAATCATCCTCGCCGAGCGAATTTCGCTCTTCACGCAACAGCGTCTCCTGGCGAACTTCGGATTCAAGTTGTGATTCGACGTCTTGAATCTGGGCGATGACCGCTTCTTCTTTCGCGTGGCTGGCAGGCAGATAGCTGGCAAGCCAAATCAAGATTGACGTGGCCAGAATCAATGTGCCGGCCCGCATCACGAACGCACTCGCCCGATCATAGACACGATGCAGTACGATCCGCGGAGAAGGAACTTTGTAGGATGGAAGCTCCATGACGAATGGTGGTGTCTCGCCGCGGAACAACGTCTTTTTCAGCAGCCAAGCCATCGGGATCGCGACGAAGGCACCGAAGAATGTCATGACAAACAGCATCACGCCATGAAGAGTGATCCATCCGCCCGCCCACGAAATCTTCGGAAAAAACGCCGCCACCATCAGCCAGTAGACGGGCGCTCGCGCCGAACAACTCATAAGTGGCGCGATCAGGATCGTCACCATGCGATCGCGTCGGTTCTCAATGGTTCGTGTTGCCATAATGCCCGGAATGGCACATGCGAACGACGACATCAGCGGGACGAACGATTTGCCGCTCAGTCCGACTTTGGTCATCAGTTTGTCCATCAGGAACGCCGCACGAGCGAGATAGCCACAATCCTCCAGTATCGCAATCGCCAGAAACAACAGGCAGATCTGCGGCAAAAAAACCAGAATCCCACCGACACCCGCGATAACGCCGTCCACAATCAGACTTCGCAGCGGTCCCACGGGAAGCAATGATCCGATCGCTCCTCCCACGGATTGCTGGCCGAGTTCACAGAGTTGCATCAGCGGTTCCGCAACTGAGGAAATCAGTTGGAACACGCCAAACATGACCAGTCCGAACGCGATCAATCCCCAGACTTTATGCGTCAACCAACGATCCAGTGTGTCGGTCCAGGTGATCGGTCGGACTGCGGGGGACGTCATGACTCCGCTCAAGAGCTGTCGCACCCAGCCATACCGAACTTTCGCTTCAATACTGGGAATGCGGCACCCCGCGGCGTTCAGTCGTTCGCGTGCCTGAATCAGCGAAGCGGTCAGGTTCGTGGAGTCCTGCTTCGTAAGTTCCACTTCTAACTGGCCGCCAATATCCAGCAACATTCGTTCAAGGAGGTACTCTGGGTACTCTCGCTTGGTGGCTTGCTGCAAATCCGTTCGAAGGCGCGCGATTTCGTTGCGAAATTCGGGGGGGAAAAGATCCGCACGCGAAACGCGTGGCAAATGCGACGCGTGTACAATGGCCGATCGGACTTGTTCGATCTGACGACGACGGTGTGCTTCACAGGCCACAACGGTCACGCCCAGCCGTTTCGAAAGCTCGTCGATGTCAATCTGAACGCCTCGACTTTGTGCAACATCCCACATGTTCAGGACGAGCACGGTCGGCAAACCGAGGTCGAGCACCTGGCTGACCAAATAGAGATTTCGTTCGAGATTGGACGCGTCCGCGATGCAGACGACGGCGTCGATCGTTCCGAGATCCGCCTGGCGTCCAAGCAAGACTTCGACACTGACCAGTTCATCAATTGTGCGCGGGGACAGACTGTATGTTCCGGGCAAATCGACGAGCCGAATGGGCTGATTTTCAAACTCGAACCAGCCCAACTTCTTCTCGACGGTGACGCCGGGGTAATTCCCAATCCGTGTATGAACACCCGTTAACGCGGTGAAAAGCGTGCTTTTGCCCGTGTTGGGGTTCCCGATCACAGCGACCGTTCGCTCCGGAAGTCGTGAGCCGTCGGCTAACGTTCGACGGAGAGGAATTTGGGCGGTGGGAGTGTCCGGTATGCTCATGCGAGGAGGGAGGGCCAGTTGGAGCAGAGGGGGCTATTCAGCGGAGAGAATGAGACTGATTCGCAGATTCCGAAACTCGGACGCCCGAATTCAGCGTTCCTCACAGTCGTTTTGTCGATCCCAAGCGATCCCGCGAGGGGTGTTAACTGGATTGAGGCGGCACAGGAATGTGGCCGTCGCAGGTAATGAGCACTCGGCTGGCTTCCGCTTTCCGAAGTGACAATCGATAGCCGCGAATCAGGAATTCGATCGGATCACCCAAAGGAGCGAATCCAACAAGGGTGATCGTCTCACCATCCGTCAGGCCCATTTCCATTAGCCGACTCGAGATTCCATCAGTACCGACCACATCGACAATCGTCGCTTGCTGTCCGACTCGCAACTCATTCAATGTCATGGGGAAACATCCACGAGGACGGTTGCAGCCTCTTCGAATCGGATCGAAAACCGCTGGTGATTGATTTCCACGATTGAGGGGGAGCCGGGGCGCACCATGCGAACGCACACACCTGGATGCAGGCCCATTTCGGCCAGACGCACGACCAGCTCAGGCTGGCCGAAAACATCCGCTACGACGCCACGCTCTCCCACCTGCATCACTTCAAGTGGTAGGGTCTGTGAAATTGCACTCGCCATGCGGTCCGCCTTCGGGTGAGAACGAAATCAGTAATCCGCGCATTGAGACTCAGTCTCAAGTTGTCTCTTAGATTCTATCGACCTGATTCTGCGGCCACCAGTCTTAAAACCAAAAACTTCACGAGGAAGAGTGGCATTTCACTGATGTGATGTCGGGATGAGACGCCAAGTTCGTAACCGGCATTGGGGAGCAGATGAATCGCGAGTTCGTCGCAGCCGACGAGCGGAGACGTCGGTGCCCCACGTGACACAGGATCTTGCCGCAACGTTCTTATGAGAAATGTGTTGTAGCAGAATGCGAGTTTTTGGACGCCGCGATAATCGATGCGATCCTCGCTCTCATCACAACCGGCGAAATCGCAATCGTCGGCAATCTGGTCATAAAAACGGCGGGATCGCGATTAGAGGCCATTTTTCAACAAGTTCTTGTCGCACGATCGACCGGAGTGATCCATCTTTAATCTGTGACGATGCTCTGTGCGGCCTTTAATGCAGGGCGAAACCGTGATGCGGCTCATCGATCCGCTCGGCAACACACCAAGACGTGTTTCTGATCGGTTCGATCGCGTTTCGCACGGCATCGACAATTGGTTCAGGAGGTCATAATGCACCAAGATCAACGAATCGGATTAGCACTGGGAGTGCTTCTCGTCGGCGCCTGCGCGGCGTTCTTCTTCCGAAACGAAACGCGAACCGTTCCACCTGCACTTCGGCTGCAGCACGCCGAAGAACTCGACGAGCGGATTGCGGAACGAACTACTCGGCCCTATCTCAAAGGGATCGAAGCTGTCGAAGCCTCGGATCGCCGCCGTCAGCGTGCGGCCGACCCCAGTCACTCCGGCGATCAATCACCCGACAGTGCCAGCTATTGGAGCCCGCTGAATTCCGGCGGCGACAATAATTCAAGTTCCACGCACTCACATGACCGCCAGCTTCGGCCCAAGGCGACAATCGGTGAGGAAGTCGTTGAATTTGCGCCCATCACGGTTCCCAACGAACTTCGTCCCGCATCCGAACAAATCACGTCGGAATTGCACGGTACAAGTCGCGGGTCGGCAGGTGCGGGACCGGGGGGCGAGACTCGTACCCATGTCGTCCAAAAAGGCGAAACGCTTTCTTCAATTGCCGCGAAAACACTGGGAAGCTCCAGTCGATTTCCGGAACTGTTTGAAGCGAATCTTGACCAATTGACCGACCCCAATGACGTGAAGTTGGGAATGACGCTTCGAATTCCTTCTCGGACGGAAATCACAGCGACACCCCAGGTGGTGAAGTCGCGCAACACGCCACAGCTTCGAAGTGTTCCCGAACAGGGACCATTGGAATTGGAAGCGCCGGTGGCCCCGCTGCCGACCCTCCCTGCAGAACTGCCACTCGACGTGAGTCCTCCAAGCCTGGAAACGCCTCGGACGCTTCCGACAGAAGATGACACCTGGTCAATCTCGATTCCGATCCCGCCTCAACTTCCCAGCGATTCCGTAATTGATCAACCCGAGGAGTCAGGCGTTGGGGACGATGCGAATGGGGCTCCGGGAAAGTTCGTTCCGTCGCGTCGGACTCCACTTCCCGGCCGGCCCATCGGGCCTCAGTCAAAGGTTCACGACCGTCGAAGTGATGGTCTGCAACGGCTGGCGTTGGTCCCAACGGATTCGCTGTCGGCAAGCGTGCTGCGATAGCCCACGTGCGCGATGCCGGGTTGCATGACTCAATGTCGGATGAATCCGCGCAACTCCGGCAGCAACGTTGCAAGCATCCGCAACGCTTCGAGTCGATCGCATCTTCTCGAACGGCTCGTCGTTGATCCTCGCCTCGCAGAGACCAGGTCGAGGCGAGGATCTAGGCCTACAATCAACGATCGACAGCGTCATCACTTATCGGCGAGCAGTTGCTGGACGGCGATGATGGTGGCGTCGATCACTGCCTCGAGTGATCCTTTGGCGAGAACCGAGACTTCTTCCTGATAAAGCCCCAGTCCATAGCTGTCGGCATCTGGCAGATACCAGACATTGGAGCCGTTCGCGAGTGTCCCGATCACAAGCGGTGCATTGGGGAATCGTTCACGCAGTGTCCGCTGCAGAATGTTGTAGTGCTCGCCATCGAGTGCAATCCAGACGGCGTCTCCATTGCGCCACATCCGGATGGGATACGGGAAGCTCTCGCCCGGCGGCAAGAACTCGACCCGCGTCATTCGTCGAGTCGAACGTTCGATCATGGCATGGGCGCGGCGACTACGGTCATCGTCATGCGCGGCAATTGCTTGTTGTTTCTCGGCTTCCCACTGGGCTTTCTCCGCTTTGAGTTCTGCCAGCACCGGCAGATCGTCGCGATACTTCAGGGAAACGTGCGGGCAAGACGCGGTCCATTGGGATTCCTCATTTCGCCGGACGGGCGTTTCCGTACGATAGGCCCATGTCCCAATCGTGGCCCCTGAGACGACCGGCCCCTGATATTCGAATTCCTGCCCGGCGGGGGGCAATGATTCCAATGTGGACAGGACCGCGTAACCCAGTTGGCGACCGTTTCGGTCGGCGACTTTGAGATCCCCGACGAATCCTTCGCGTGGCCCAACATCACCTGACGCTCCCTGAATGAAAACAACAGGGACACCCGTTTCGTCTTCGACCAGTTCGCGCATCGCCCCAATGTAGTCTGGGCTAATCAGCGTGTTGTCCCAGGCAAGCGTGGTTGGGTGACAGGCATAATTCACAATCGTTGCCAGAGGAGCACCCGCTTCGCTGACAACTCGGCCGACCAGTACGGTTTCGTCTGTTGAGCCATCGGGGTTGAATCCACAGACGTAATGACCATTCTTCGTGTCAAAGAAATCACGATGTTTGGCCATGCTGCACCGACCACTGCCGTAGACGATGGTGGCGGGCGTCAAGCGTTCTTGACAGTCGGCGATCAGATTGATGACCTTAATCGCAAGCTCGTCCAGGTACGGCTCGATCAATTCCCCGCCGGGAAAAGAACGACGTTCAAGGCCCATCAGCCCCGCGCCATGTGTATGTGAGAAGAACACGACAATCGCATCGCGCGAGACTTTGGCTTTCGTACTGACAACGTCCAAAAACCGATTCATTTCTTCGGTCCAGAACAGGCAATGGTCCAACGCAATAATGATTCTAGAGTCGCTTGCCTGTTTTGAATCGGCCTGCATCAACAGCACCGTAGCCATCAGTGGCCGGTGAACGCCGGTCGAGCGTTCATGTGTCGCGGCCCCCCACATTCGATGATAGATGCCGACGGGCGGCGTGATGTCGCACTGCGAGACGCCGACAAGACAACGGCTTTCTGGAGTTTTCTGGCTCGTCATAAGAAGTCTTTCAGGGATCGATCAAAAGAGCGTAATCGCCGATTGAAACAGAGTTAGTACAAGCAAGCGCAAGTCGAACAAGTTGGTGTGGATGTGGTTGATACGAGTCCGTCACCGCAATTTCAACCGATAGCTACGCGGATGCACTGCCTTTGGCCAGCCATGATTGTTCGAAGACCGTCCCGGTCATGCGAAGGCGGTACCAACACAGGGCGGCAACCAGATGCAGCAACGCAATAAACAGGATGACGGCATTCCAACTGTCTCCCCCAAACAGGCCCAGAAGTGTCGAGTTACTGGCGATCACCCGCCGCAGCAGCGGCACCATCAAGGGCAGCATTCCCGCGCCAAGGTTACCGATCATGTTCATGGTCGCAAAGAGCGAGGCAACGTGTTTGCCTCCAAGGTCCATGGTGACCGCGTAAGCACTCGGCCCCGCGAGTCCTGCACAGAAGACGCCAAGACTGATCACGGTCACCGCAAGTGTTGCGTCGTTGACGAAGTAGGCGGCGAACAAGAACACGGTGCTGAGAATCAAACTGACCACCGCCAGCCCTTTGCGGGACCAAACCAGGTTGTTGGTACGGCGAAAGACTTCGTCTGCCACTCGTCCCCCAATCAGGCAGGCCATGGCAGTTGCCAGATGCGGTAAAACAGACAGCATGCCGGATTTCGTGACGGTGATCTGCCGAGATTCTTGTAAGAACGTCGCGAACCAACTGGCGAAGAAGACCAGGCCAGCGGCCCGACAGTACTGCTGCCCACAGATCAACCAGACCGCGGGGCTGGTGACCAGCAGAAGCCATGGGGTTCGCTCGGATTCCTCAAGCGCCGCGGGCATCTTTGATTCTTTGGTCGCAGACAGCGCAGACGCACTTATGACGATCGTTGGAGTCGAGGTTCTCTCGCGAATCAAATCCAGTTCTTCGCTTGTGATCCGCGGATGTTCTTCGGGGCGATTCCGGAACCACCAGGCAAAACCGATTGCCCACACGATCCCGGGAATGGCATACAGGATGAACACGGATTTCCAGTTCATCCAACTGACGAGCCAGCCCGTCAACGCGGCCCCGCCAGCGGCACCAAACGACATGGCTGCCACAAACGTACCGCTGGCGAAGGCACGTTCTGCCTTTGGGTGCCAGTCGGCGATCGTTTTCGCGGCCACGGGAATGGCGCCTGCCTGTGCAAGGCCAACCAGCATCCAGTTCAGCATCAGAAGCGGAAACCAATGAAAGATTCCGAACACCGCCGTTGCGAGGGACCAGAGGCACGCAAAACAGGGCAGACTGATTCGCGCGCCAACTCGGCCGCCAGCGTATCCCGCGGGAATCTGTGCTAAGGCATAGGTCCAGAAAAAGGCGGGGCCTAGAATCATGCCCATCGCACTTTCGGATAGCCCCAAATCGGCGC
This genomic interval from Schlesneria paludicola DSM 18645 contains the following:
- the feoB gene encoding ferrous iron transport protein B yields the protein MIGNPNTGKSTLFTALTGVHTRIGNYPGVTVEKKLGWFEFENQPIRLVDLPGTYSLSPRTIDELVSVEVLLGRQADLGTIDAVVCIADASNLERNLYLVSQVLDLGLPTVLVLNMWDVAQSRGVQIDIDELSKRLGVTVVACEAHRRRQIEQVRSAIVHASHLPRVSRADLFPPEFRNEIARLRTDLQQATKREYPEYLLERMLLDIGGQLEVELTKQDSTNLTASLIQARERLNAAGCRIPSIEAKVRYGWVRQLLSGVMTSPAVRPITWTDTLDRWLTHKVWGLIAFGLVMFGVFQLISSVAEPLMQLCELGQQSVGGAIGSLLPVGPLRSLIVDGVIAGVGGILVFLPQICLLFLAIAILEDCGYLARAAFLMDKLMTKVGLSGKSFVPLMSSFACAIPGIMATRTIENRRDRMVTILIAPLMSCSARAPVYWLMVAAFFPKISWAGGWITLHGVMLFVMTFFGAFVAIPMAWLLKKTLFRGETPPFVMELPSYKVPSPRIVLHRVYDRASAFVMRAGTLILATSILIWLASYLPASHAKEEAVIAQIQDVESQLESEVRQETLLREERNSLGEDDSENATTKRAEIDTRLALLEEKLQPLHALQDERNKLSEQILADSYLGRFGKMIEPAVIPLGWDWRIGVGVLASFPAREVIVSTLGTIYSLGGDVNEQSSGLQSALQEARWPDGRPVYSIPVAMSIMVFFALCAQCASTLMVIRRETNHWGWALFTFTYMTSLAYAGAWIAYRVTALLIS
- a CDS encoding neutral/alkaline non-lysosomal ceramidase N-terminal domain-containing protein; the encoded protein is MTSQKTPESRCLVGVSQCDITPPVGIYHRMWGAATHERSTGVHRPLMATVLLMQADSKQASDSRIIIALDHCLFWTEEMNRFLDVVSTKAKVSRDAIVVFFSHTHGAGLMGLERRSFPGGELIEPYLDELAIKVINLIADCQERLTPATIVYGSGRCSMAKHRDFFDTKNGHYVCGFNPDGSTDETVLVGRVVSEAGAPLATIVNYACHPTTLAWDNTLISPDYIGAMRELVEDETGVPVVFIQGASGDVGPREGFVGDLKVADRNGRQLGYAVLSTLESLPPAGQEFEYQGPVVSGATIGTWAYRTETPVRRNEESQWTASCPHVSLKYRDDLPVLAELKAEKAQWEAEKQQAIAAHDDDRSRRAHAMIERSTRRMTRVEFLPPGESFPYPIRMWRNGDAVWIALDGEHYNILQRTLRERFPNAPLVIGTLANGSNVWYLPDADSYGLGLYQEEVSVLAKGSLEAVIDATIIAVQQLLADK
- a CDS encoding PhzF family phenazine biosynthesis protein, which codes for MAGIPCWQVDAFTDHAFGGNPAAVCWLEQEAETAWMQSVAAEMNLSETAFVRRLPDSMELRWFTPTIEVDLCGHATLATARVLWSEGLAPKDQPLRFQTRSGLLTCRLSGELIELDFPATPPIQIDVSQELIDALGITPLYVGRSKFYQLAIVDSPATVRAVKPDFRKLAEVPTLGVIVSAASSAPPYDFESRFFAPRMGVDEDPVCGSAHCCLTPFWSQKLGKKELLAYQASARGGILHLRWEGERVILGGQGVVVWRGECLC
- a CDS encoding FeoA family protein, which encodes MTLNELRVGQQATIVDVVGTDGISSRLMEMGLTDGETITLVGFAPLGDPIEFLIRGYRLSLRKAEASRVLITCDGHIPVPPQSS
- a CDS encoding LysM peptidoglycan-binding domain-containing protein: MHQDQRIGLALGVLLVGACAAFFFRNETRTVPPALRLQHAEELDERIAERTTRPYLKGIEAVEASDRRRQRAADPSHSGDQSPDSASYWSPLNSGGDNNSSSTHSHDRQLRPKATIGEEVVEFAPITVPNELRPASEQITSELHGTSRGSAGAGPGGETRTHVVQKGETLSSIAAKTLGSSSRFPELFEANLDQLTDPNDVKLGMTLRIPSRTEITATPQVVKSRNTPQLRSVPEQGPLELEAPVAPLPTLPAELPLDVSPPSLETPRTLPTEDDTWSISIPIPPQLPSDSVIDQPEESGVGDDANGAPGKFVPSRRTPLPGRPIGPQSKVHDRRSDGLQRLALVPTDSLSASVLR
- a CDS encoding FeoA family protein; protein product: MASAISQTLPLEVMQVGERGVVADVFGQPELVVRLAEMGLHPGVCVRMVRPGSPSIVEINHQRFSIRFEEAATVLVDVSP
- a CDS encoding YHS domain-containing protein; this encodes MRRELSFIAICLGGVVAVMTAFAAEAEKETAKPATIQALHDFQVLIGGWRGIGQPKRGSQQGAWQERADALWELKPQSHGIRWNIESGKLWKSALFGFDDAKKQYTLSVTLQDDSTRTYRGKLDEKRLIFESEADENKDIHRVTLTPMNENRVILLMEKRPEPQSFYTRVAEIGYQRDGTRLATAGNSGPECVVTGGLGTIKVSYMGKSYYVCCTGCRDAFNDDPEGVLADYRKRKAEESAKQK
- a CDS encoding MFS transporter is translated as MTDANEDVLRVPTKPQNRRHFVMLWLAAMAAIAYLCRTSISVVEKSIRADLGLSESAMGMILGPAFFWTYALAQIPAGYAGGRVGARISLPCFACLWSLATAVFGIFHWFPLLMLNWMLVGLAQAGAIPVAAKTIADWHPKAERAFASGTFVAAMSFGAAGGAALTGWLVSWMNWKSVFILYAIPGIVWAIGFAWWFRNRPEEHPRITSEELDLIRERTSTPTIVISASALSATKESKMPAALEESERTPWLLLVTSPAVWLICGQQYCRAAGLVFFASWFATFLQESRQITVTKSGMLSVLPHLATAMACLIGGRVADEVFRRTNNLVWSRKGLAVVSLILSTVFLFAAYFVNDATLAVTVISLGVFCAGLAGPSAYAVTMDLGGKHVASLFATMNMIGNLGAGMLPLMVPLLRRVIASNSTLLGLFGGDSWNAVILFIALLHLVAALCWYRLRMTGTVFEQSWLAKGSASA